CCAGGAGAAGGGTGTGTTTAATGGCTTAGAGTGCCTCCAACAAAAGCATGGGTACTTGGTCTGTATGGCACCAATATGTCCACCCCAGTAGTGAGCTCACGAATTCTGCGTACAGTTGTTACAGACCAAGCTTTGTGTTTTTTCACGTGGTAAGTACCTACCTGGGGAAAATAAACGTTATCTAGCAAAGGGGTAGTGAGAGGTAACGGCTGGAATGTTAAGCTAGTCAAATTTAGAAGAGGAATAAGGCACACGCTATTCTTTGTAACAGTGACAAGAGTTAACCAGTCACCACCAGAACCAAAGGCTGTGTGCAGATGACCTGTGCCTGCTGATGGCGagggggcagagtgagggcaaCTGGCTTCAccagtgttactgagcatgctcagcccATTTCAACATGCTCAGTATAAGCCAATGAAGGAGACATGAGATCAGCTATGCCCACCCTTCCATGCATCACCTCTACATCATCAGCAGTTTTAGAACCAGGTGGTGGTGTCTCTAAAAGATCTTCTCTGGCTTGAGACAGCAACCGATTCAAGGAAGTCCTGCATTAGACAGGAGGTTAGACGAGACGATCCCAGTTGTCACTTATTCATAGATGTGAAGGCCTGAAAGTGTCACCATGACCATTTAATCTGACCCACCTGCACATCGCAGGCACTGGAATCTCACCAGCCACTCCTGTAACAGACCCAGGACTTGTGGCTGAGTTACTGAGGGAAAGAAGACAAGTTCCAGGAAATCCACTATTGTTTAAAGCAACAAGTCAACCACATCCCTTCCTTCaggggaaagtttaaaaaaaaaaaaaaaatcccagactctctgccaatctgacctggcCAGAAAATTTTCTTCTGGATCTCAGAGGTGGATATTGGCTGAACcttgagcatgtgggcaagagTCACCAGCCAGACACATGAGTGAGCTTTATCGGTAGTAATTCAGGAGTTGTTCCCCTCTAGTATCCCATTCCATAATAGGGATATTTGCTTTTGGGGATATTTGCTAATAGCAGTCACCTTTTTTAGGCAATCTTACCAGACCATCCTCTCAATAAACTGATCCAACTTAGTCTTGAATCTTTAGGGTTTTTTGTCTTTGTTGCTCCCTATGGAAGGCTGTTCCAAAAGATCCCTCGGTGGTTAGAAAACTTCATCCATCTTCAACTCTTAGCTTTGTTGATGGTCAGTATATATTCATATGTTCTTGTGCCAACACTGGAGTTTAACTTGAATAACTCCATGGTATTTATCCCTCCGATGAattatagaatcgtagaatactaggactggaagggagctcgagaggccatcaagtccagccccctgcaccaattgcaggaccaagtactgtcttaaaccatccctgatagacatctatctaacctgttcttaaatatctccagcaatggagattccacaacctcccttggcaatttattctactgtttgaccaccctgacagttaggaactttttcctaatgtccaacttaaacctcccttgctgcagtttaagtccattgcctcttgttccatcctcagaggccaaaaagaacaagttttctccctcctccttatcacagccttttagatacctgaaaaccgctatcatgtcaccccccccaatcttctcttttccagaataaacaagcccaattctttcagcctttcttcataggtcacattctctagacctttgatcattcttgtcactcttttctggaccctctctaatttctccacatctttcttgaactgcggtgcccggagctggacacaatactccagctgaggcctaaccagcgcagagtagagcggaagaatgacttctcgtgtcttgttcacaacacacctgttaatgcatcccagaatcatgtttactttacttttttttttttttttagcaacagcatcacactgttgactcatatttagcttgtggtccactataacctgtagatccctttctgctgtagtcattcctagacagtctctccccattctgtatgtgtgaaactggttgttccttcccaagtggagcactttgcatttgtccttattaaacttcatcctgtttccctcagaccgtttctccaatttatccagatcattttgaattatgatcctatcctccaaagcagttgcaaaccctcccagcttggtatcatatgcaaacttaataagcgtactttctatgccaatatctaaatcattgatgaagatattgaacagaactggtcctaacacagacccctgcggaaccccacttgttatacttttccagcaggattcagaaccattaagaacttactctctgagtacggttgtCCAGCCAGCTATGCACCCGCCTTTACAGTACCCTCATCTAaattgtagggttttttttataATACTATtgtgcaagaccatatcaaatgctttactaaagtctaggtatactacatccaccgcttctcccctatccacaaggctcgttatcctatcaaagaaagctatcagattgctttgacatgatttgttctttacaaatccatgctggctgttccctatcaccttaccacctgccaagtgcttgcagatgatttctttaattacctgctccattatcttttctggcacagaaattaagctaactggcctgtagtttcctgggttattcttattcccctttttatagatgcgcactagatttgcccttttccagtcttctagaatctctcctgtctcccatgcttttccaaagatgatagataaaggctcagatacctcctccatcagctccttgagtattctaggatgcatttcatcaggccctggtgacttgcagacatctaattttcctaagtgatttttaacttctaaccctacccctttcccactagcattcactatgttgggcattccctcatcagacttctcagtgaagactgaaacaaagatgtcattaagcatctctgccatttccaagttccctgttaccgtttctccctcctcactgagcaacagcctaccctgtccctggtcttcctcttgtttctaatacagTTATAAAACgccttcttgtttctttttatgcctgtagctagtgtGAGCTCATATTGTGCCttaacctttctaatcttgctcctgcattcttgtggtgtttgcctatattcaccctttgtaatttgtccttgtttccatttttttatgattccttttttattttgagatcatgcaagatctcctggttaagccaacgtggtcttttgccatgtgttctatctttcctatgcagccaGATAGCGGGATAGGTCTTTTTGGATTTGGAACCTACAAACCCATGGTATTTGTCTGATCCTTTAAGGCATTGTTTAATTAAAAGGAACATAACAAATGTGTTGTCCCCTCCTTCCCAAACTTACCAAGTAGATCATTTTGTGGTAGCCATTTGACTAGCTTTGTATTGTTTGCAAGATTGGGCGGTGTTTGTCCAGTGTACCGCCAAAAGACCTATGGGAAATGATAAATACAGCATTTAATATTGAAGAATTACCCTCTTACAGTtcttctgctgttgctgcttcttgTAAACTGTGCTGTACCTCAGAGCAGATAAGCCCATGATGGACAAATTCTATTTAATCAAGGCTTGTGCTGAACAGTGGAAatggcattttgttttgatacaaaagGAGATGGGGCAGGTTTTTGGTTACttgaagacattttttttttttggttatacCACATGAGCTTAAAAAAATAATACCAAATTGCAGCCAGTGACTACATTCAACAGCtgtcctagacagtcttttcctcTTACCGTCTGTGGTATTGTTCCAAAGGCTTCAGCAAACATCTCAGCTTTGTTCATGGGTATCTGGGAGATCATCGAGCCCAATGAGAAGACCACAAAGCCATGTTCCCCTGAGGCATTCACAATGCTTTCAAACTCCTGCAAATACAAAGAAACCTCCAGtcaatgtttgtttttcattctaCTCCGCATCCCAGAGCAGTAATTCTGGGGCTTTGCAATCAGAGACCTCACCTCGACAAGCCTGGAAATGAAATAACTTTAACAGGTAACATAATTCCATATAGGTCTGACCCTGTAAACATTTATGCATGTAACTGTTCTGTTGAAACCTACGGGACTTCTCCCCAGGGTAAAAATTTTGTGTGCAAGTGTCTGTAGGATAGGGGCAGAACTCAAGGCTCAGTATGAAAATAGTAAGAGCTGGAGTGCCCTAAATGTACGGAAAAAAATCAGGTGCAGTAAAGGAAGTTATAAAGCAAATCAAGAAGACCTATTAAACCAGGGTCATACACTTCCTGGAACACTTAACTAGCTACATTGTTTTCTTTTGAGACCCAGAGATATCAGGGCATTCAGGTTAGGTCTGATGTCTCTCCAGATCACACAGCTGTGGACAAGTAAAGCAGTAAAAAATGTGTCCCATTTCTTACCAATATGGTTTCCTtaaaggcagggggaggagggaatgcCAAAACATGAATTTTAAATACAGATCCTCTTTAAAAGTTATCCAGGAGCCACTGGTGAGCCTTTAAACAAGATGGGGTATGAAAGGCAAACTTGTTTATAcaatggtccaataaaaggtctTTGTGATTCATGCGTTTGCCCaattaagaacacaagaacagacacgttgggtcaggccaaaggtcagtctagcccagtaccctgtcttctgacagtggccaacgccccagagggagtgaatgcgtgatccctctcctgtcattccATTAATCCCTGGCGGCCTTTCTTCCCGGGTGTTCTACTGCATGATTAATCCCAAGGACTTTTGCTACCAACTGGGTACTGAAGGGGAGAGTGAAGAGCTTGCTGATGGCAACAGACTAGACACTGGGACGCAGGCAAACACAGTGCATGTGAGCTCTAGTTTCAGAGCATGACTTGGCATAAGAGGCCCATACAAAGCCACACTCCCTATTGCACATGCTTAGTGAGCTTACTGGAAGTTGCATGCTAAATCTGTACCCTTCCCAAACCTGTTGGAATCAGGCAGAGACACCCACACAAGCAGAAATGGCATTTCTGTGCATAAATAGGCTGACAGTGACAGGTTGCTGAGATGCCTTCCTAAGAGCTGATCCAGCAGAACAGCTACGTCTGAAAGCTGCTTCAGGTGTTCAGGGAGTTCCATGGATTTCACGGGGGCTGCTTATGCTCAAGTTATTACTatatttaagtgctttgctagGTCAAGGTCTCTTTTCCTGCTAGCAAAGACCACTCTCCTCCGGGGACTTCACCTCCCAAGCAGAGTTTCAGAACAAGGCTTTATCTCATCCTTCAGCAGGACCCAACACTCAGTTCAGGATGATTTGGCATCCATGTGAGATACCAAAAGACTGCAGTATACTGTGAATGCTGACAGTTACACAGTGCTACAGCTAATCTCCACAGTTCATTGGTTGGTACATTTAATGATGCTCATACATTTTCAGGGGTGTAGGAGATCAGATTTCAtagcaatcatagaatcctagggctcaaaggggcctcaggaggtcatctagtccagtcccctgcttcaagcaggatcaatccccactaactcatcccagccaggaccttgtcaagccgggacttaaaaaccttgaggcatggagaatccaccacctctctaggcaacgcattccagtgcttctccactctcctggtgaagtagctttttcctaatatccaacctacatctctccctgttcaacttcagaccattgctccttgttctgccatctgacaccactgagaacagtttctcaccctcctctttagagcttcccttcaggaagttgaaggctgctattaaagcacccctaaatcttctcttctgtaaactaaaaaagcccaaatccatcagcctattctcatagtttttgtgctccagcctcttaatcatttttgttgccctctgctgaacctgctccagcaaatccacatactttttatactggggggcccaaaactggacataatattcaagatgtggcctcaccagtgctgaatagaggggaataactacttctctaaatctgcttgaaatgctcttcctagtgcaccctagtatgccattagcattcttggctacaagggcacactgttcactcatatccagcctttatccaccataacccctaggtccctttccatcctactgctgctgagccagtcggtcccagcctataacaatgcttgggattcttccgccacTAAAGCCCATGGCATCAGTCTTCAGATTCTTCAGCAATGTTAATTTGTGCCATTATCATAAAATATCCCTCTTTCTCATTCTGCTCTCTACACTGATCACCGGAGTGGTGAGCACTGTAACAATTTGTCTATGATGCCACTATTGCAGTAGCAGGCATGTTTCTGCTATTTTCCTTTGTTTGTTCTCCATGACATTCCAACAACATTTTAGGCTACTTTTAACTGAGCCTCTTGTGTAAGTGTGTTGATCTTCCTACATATTCTCACACAAGTTTAAATTTTAGTGCCTTATTTTTGATGCCGTTCTTCTCATCTGCTAGAATAGACTCTGCAGCTAGATTGTCAACATAACTGGTGCTCCCTGTGTCACCAGTTTCAAGGACTATACAAAGAGTGCTTGAGTGGACTACTTATTCGCAAACACTGCAGTATCACAGTCCACATTACGCTGCTATGAGAATGCAGCGTTCCGGGAACTAagtgcaaataaaatatttttaattgcaaGTATAATTAGtataattttgtttatttaaggGGTGAAAAGGGAAGTATCTTTTCCTTAAACGATCTGTGTCCATTACAAGCTGCCCTGAGTcaagtacattttttttaatgttctcatTCCCCATCTCCCAAAAGCATTTTGAATTTCCATGCCTGAGCAAATAATTACTTTGTGAGGCTGGCTTTTCATCTCTGAATGTCAGGTTGCTCGTCTGTCAAGTGAGGCTGGTATCCGCTTACCTATAATGAATGCCGTCACTTAATTAATGTCTGTCCTACTCTTAGCAGCCACCTCCTTGAAAGGTGCCAGGCTAGCTGCAAAGATTCAGTATTGTTTAGGATGCTAGCTAACTCCACAAGAACTCTTGAAGAAATATATGACATGAGAATATTCTGGACAGTCCAAGCATATCCCCCCATGTCCGAATTTGTGGACAACTGAGGAGGTCTCATTATATAACTGACTATGGAGAGGAATAGCTGCAACATTTTTTACCAGGACTTTCCATGCTGTTGCTTCCTTGCTTTTATTGTGGTTTAACTGACAGAAGTGTCATCCAATAGTGGACACTACTAGGATGGTCCAATATTAGTTGTAAAAAAGAACTAACCTGAGATAATGGTTTCTTCTGGCCACAGTTTACGCCTCCAATTAAAACCATGTTGGGCATCAGAGGCCTCGGATACTCAAACACAAAATCGTATTTCAGCAGCCAAACAGATGCATGACTTAAAAGCTCTGCTCCTGTCACCTCTTGTTGAAGGAACTCCCTGATCTGATCTTCCTGGGGTGAGTAAAGAAGGGCACAGCTCCAGAACAGGACTGAGCTGATGATGACGTTCCACACACGCTGGGGAAACGTCATGTGGTCTGTATAGCTGGTGAAGAATCTGGGGATGTATGAAGGCAGGTTTGGACACTGGGTGGCATGAAATTCTAGCCCGCATGGAATTCCCCGTAAGTAGATGACAGACGGAAGGGACAAATACTCTGCTATTATTGGTCCACATAGAAATAGAGGATCCAGAAGGACAGCATCAAATGCACTTTCTTTGAGGTAGGCGATCAGCTCTTTGTTggacagaagctgtttgcaggtCCTTGATAACAGTGTTGTAATATTTCCTATTCTTGCGAATGTTTCAGCAATCCTttccaggagaggctgaggtgtAAATATTTGATGGCCCAGCCTTCTAAGTTCAGCTTCCAAATATTCCTTAGTGTACGGCACAGAGTATGTTTTCAGCGTGTAATGCTCTGATGGCTGTATCTGAACACTTGCTTCTGGCGCAACCACTGCTACATGATGTCCTCTCTGATGAAGCAGACGTAGTACTGAATGCATGCTGAGCCAGTGACTGCCGTCCATGGGAATCATCAGGAGCTTTCCCCCCTCCGAAAGGCTCCAGAGGGGCATAACAAGAAGGCAGGCAAGTAGGTGACAGACCCCTTGAAATAAAGAAGCCATCTCACTagtcaaagatttgtgctagtcaGGCAGCTTTAGATGCACATTGACTTCGCATGCAACCAGGAGAATTGTTTTCCTACTGACCTTCCAGCTCCTATGCTTTCAGTTCTTATGTCAGTGTTTAGTTATCAATGAGTTGCATGTTTACAGGTGCACAGAGTGAGGTATTTTTTAACTGAGAGCTGGTTAAAGTTTGGTTATGCAATCTGATTATGCAGCGAAGGATCACTCCCAACTGGAGCACAGTGGGTTTCCCCAGTTCATAAGTAATTTCAGCCTTAACATGCTGATGTGGGATGTTTGATTCCAAGATTTATTATATTTGAGAATGTAAGAGAATACTTTGCCAACAATTCATGTGGTTATTAACTCAGGGTTAATTGGCACAGAAGTTGTCGCATAATTGATTTTTcagcttttgggttttttttttttttcaggtggcTTTTActcatttgtgtttttaaaaataaatctagctatagttaaaaatgaaacagtattttgaaatgacacatttcaactttttttttgttttttctcccctctttttatttaaaattattcacTGCCTTCAATCTAAATTCAGCACAATGCATTTGTTGGTGAATAAACTGTTCACCTTAAAACCGTCACCCAGCGCAAATTATCCACTCTGAGGCAACTCTGTGCCTGTCACTTGGGCAACGGACACACAAAGAACCTGTACAGAGACCCAAGATGTTTGATTTTGTGCCTTCTCCTCCTACTTTTAAACAAAAAGATATTGGGAAATCCATTAAGATTCACTTGCACCGCTTGCTGTCTACCTTGTGCTATATCAAATGCAACTCTTGGTGGAGTGATTTCGCAATGATCGAACCAATGATAAAGGTGTTTTGTTGATCCTGGGAATTATGTTAACTTTATCTAATTATCAGTATCGTCATCCCTCCTCACTCGCACCTCCACTTCATGTCATTACTTGAGTCAACACAGGTGGTGTCATCAGGACTTTGTGGAATGAGTCCTAAGACCGATTTTTCTTACTTGGATCGTGTCAgatttctctctcacacataaaAGATAGTAATCAAGCCTACAGAGAAACCCATCACATAATCCCTGGTAAACCTTGTAATATTTTCTACTTTTTCAAAATCGCTTACAAACCTTGGATAACGGTACCTCCTATGAAGACCATGTTAGGCATGACTGGTCTTGGATATTCAAACACAAAGTCATATCTTATCAGCCAGATGGATGCCTTGCTGAACAGTTCCAGGAGAGTTACCTCTCTGAAGAAACTCAGAAGCCAGTCTCTCGTAGTTTGAATAGAACATGTAACAAAGGAAATTCTCTGTAGCATAAGGCAGTAAGTTCTTCACATGCTGGGTAAATGTCATGTGGTCAGAACTGGACGTCCAGAAACTTGGGATGTAAGAAAGAGGACGGGGACACTGAGTAGCTTTGACGTCCAAGCCACATGGCAGTCCACACATAAAGTACACGGAGGGAATTGAGAGAGATTCAGCAATTATTGGTCCACATAGTAACATGGGATCCATGACGACAGCATCAAATTTGCTGTCCTCAAGGTATCTGATTAACTCTTTGTCATATAAGAAGTGCCTGCAGGCAAAGAAGAACATGGTTATATTCCGTAGTGTGGCTTCAAGGAGCTTGATAAATGGCCAGCTGACAAAAGCATTCTTTCCAATGGAATCAAAAATGTTATCCAATGTCTCCAGGgtgtaaggcatgggatgtgttTTTACTACGTAATACTTGGATGTTCCCATGAGCAAGGTGGCTTCTGGGACTATGACGACAATATTGTGTCCTCTTTTCCCAAGTTTTTCACTGCTGCACGCATGCTAAGCCAGTGACTCCCATCCTGAGGCACAACCAGCAGTTTCCCACCTTCAGCAAAACTCCAAAGAGAGAGCAAAAGAGCCAGCCCAGCAGTTCCCTGGGATCCTGACATGGCTGCTGTTGTGATGAGAGGGGTAAAAACCCAACTTTCTCCTCAGCTAACTGTCTGAGCAGTGTTTAAAGGCAGACATCCCGGGGCCCATAGCTTCTCTGTGACCTTTGAGCACAATTTATTTCTCATTAGTTGCTGGAAAAGGTTTCTGTTGTTAATGCATGATGTGGTGAAAGAGGTGATGGTAAACAATACTGGACAGATGCCAGCAGTGGTGCTGGAGTTTGTCACA
This portion of the Carettochelys insculpta isolate YL-2023 chromosome 8, ASM3395843v1, whole genome shotgun sequence genome encodes:
- the LOC142017049 gene encoding UDP-glucuronosyltransferase 1-2-like isoform X1, encoding MASLFQGVCHLLACLLVMPLWSLSEGGKLLMIPMDGSHWLSMHSVLRLLHQRGHHVAVVAPEASVQIQPSEHYTLKTYSVPYTKEYLEAELRRLGHQIFTPQPLLERIAETFARIGNITTLLSRTCKQLLSNKELIAYLKESAFDAVLLDPLFLCGPIIAEYLSLPSVIYLRGIPCGLEFHATQCPNLPSYIPRFFTSYTDHMTFPQRVWNVIISSVLFWSCALLYSPQEDQIREFLQQEVTGAELLSHASVWLLKYDFVFEYPRPLMPNMVLIGGVNCGQKKPLSQEFESIVNASGEHGFVVFSLGSMISQIPMNKAEMFAEAFGTIPQTVFWRYTGQTPPNLANNTKLVKWLPQNDLLAHPKARAFITHGGSHGIYEGICNGVPMVLMPLFGDQMDNAKRIESRGAGVTLNVLEITAEDMSDALNTVIYNKSYKDNIMHLSALHLDRPIHPLDLSVHWIEFVMRHKGAPHLRPAAHDLNWMQYHSLDVIAFLLAVVLGATFVSLKCCLFCCRKCFGTRERVSKVNKAKAQ